From a single Nicotiana tomentosiformis chromosome 2, ASM39032v3, whole genome shotgun sequence genomic region:
- the LOC104113701 gene encoding MYB-like transcription factor 4: MGHHCCSKQKVKRGLWSPEEDEKLIRHITTHGHSCWSSVPKLAGLQRCGKSCRLRWINYLRPDLKRGCFSEQEERTIIDVHRILGNRWAQIAKHLPGRTDNEVKNFWNSAIKKKLIAQGFDPNTHNLLSRNHHQNNKMKNSCKSKTSNYPNSTSVFTIETLSSSKEVGVISMDIIKASLAALPPIATTTTITLPQSQTSWDRPCKSSLTSTTYNYMNPISVPTTTNMENSNLATIEYQNQSTSNNLLSSSSSLSPSGFGIINENCMWDVTGFEPQLIGPSNGQEEMQLVQQEGAQLLQLQENICQEEVYKVNHEFNNNGQIAENVTFDNSNFDFEFVDSALMPCGIYTNVNSIDQLAWDC; encoded by the exons ATGGGCCATCACTGCTGCAGCAAACAGAAAGTAAAGAGGGGTCTTTGGTCTCCAGAAGAAGATGAAAAACTCATTAGACACATCACCACCCATGGCCATAGCTGCTGGAGTTCTGTCCCTAAACTAGCCG GATTACAAAGGTGTGGAAAAAGTTGCAGACTGAGGTGGATAAATTACTTAAGGCCAGATCTGAAAAGGGGTTGTTTTAGTGAGCAAGAAGAGAGAACCATAATTGATGTTCATAGAATCTTGGGAAACAGATGGGCACAAATAGCCAAACATTTACCTGGTAGGACTGATAATGAAGTCAAGAATTTCTGGAATTCTGCCATAAAAAAGAAGCTTATTGCTCAAGGCTTTGATCCAAACACCCACAACCTCCTCTCTCGTAATCATCACCAAAACAACAAGATGAAAAACAGCTGCAAATCCAAGACTTCTAATTATCCAAATTCCACCTCTGTTTTCACTATTGAAACTTTATCATCAAGCAAAGAAGTAGGAGTAATTTCCATGGACATTATCAAAGCAAGTCTTGCCGCATTGCCTCCTATTGctactacaacaacaataactctgcctcagtcccaaacaagttgggatcGACCATGTAAATCCTCACTGACCAGTACTACTTACAATTATATGAATCCCATTAGCGTTCCCACCACGACGAATATGGAAAACTCAAACCTTGCCACCATTGAATATCAAAACCAGAGTACTTCCAATAATTTGTTgtcatcttcttcttccttaagTCCATCAGGGTTTGGAATTATAAATGAGAATTGCATGTGGGATGTTACAGGCTTTGAACCGCAATTAATTGGTCCCTCCAATGGACAAGAAGAAATGCAGTTAGTACAGCAAGAAGGAGCACAACTACTTCAGCTTCAGGAAAATATTTGTCAAGAAGAAGTCTACAAGGTTAATCATGAGTTCAACAACAATGGACAAATCGCGGAGAATGTTACATTTGACAACTCTAACTTTGATTTTGAGTTTGTGGATTCTGCATTGATGCCTTGTGGAATTTACACTAACGTAAATTCCATAGATCAACTTGCATGGGATTGTTAA